The segment ACTAGCCTTTTGTGAAGCGTCAGGAAAACGGTTAATTCGAGTTTCGGGGAATGATCCCCAATTAGAAGCTATGGCCATTAAAAATGCTGAAGCGATCGCTGCTGGTCATAGTTTTATAATTATGCTCAAAAATGCCTTTCCTATCAATTTTTTAAACAGTATTAAACAATGTCAAGAAGTTTGTACTATTTATTGCGCTACGGCCAACCCGGTTGAAGTCATTATTGCAGAAACAGCACAAGGACGGGGTATTTTAGGAGTAGTTGATGGTTACACTCCCCTAGGCCTTGAAAGTGAGGAGGATGTACAAGAACGCAAGCAAATCTTGAAGAAGTTTGGCTATAAAATCTAATTAATAGAGGTCAACGACTGTTGACCCCCTAACCTAAAAGCTTAATGCTATATCATGAAGAAAATGTAACTTTTTCCCAATCTAGAACTATCATTGACCAGTAAATAGATTTTCTAGAGCTTTAAATACACTACCTAAAGGATTAGTCGGTGCTGACTTTTCAGTGACTTTTGAGGTTTCAGTCACTTCTGAGGTTTCGGTTGGTTTGCCATTTTCAGTCGCTTCTGGGGTTGCAGTCGCTTCTGGGGTTGCAGTTACTTCTGGGGTTGCAGTTACTTCTGGGGTTGCAGTTACTTCTGAGGTTGCAGTTACTTCTGAGGTTGCAGTTACTTTTGGGGTTTCAGTGTCTTCTAAGGTTTCAGTTTCTGGTGAAGGAGTTGAAGTGACAGAAGTTTCTGTCACTGTGTCATTCTGACAACTTGTCAAAAACTGATGTAATTTTTCTTCATCAGAACCCGCACTTTCCCTAGCTTGTTGCGCTTTTTGCGCTATATGATCTTCTCCAATATAGATTAACCAGTTTTCAAAGTCCCCTTGCAGCAAATAGTAAATGCCCATTTTAGCAGACTCTTGGCAGATTTTGATTAATTCTTCTGGGTTATTAGCCTGTTGACCATCACTAAATCTAAATGGTTCTTTCATGGTCTTTAATCTCCAAGTTGAGTAGCAAACTTCCCTCAGATTTTATCCTAAAATGTCAAAATAAAGACTCCCGTTAGTTTCTTGGCCAGAAATTTAACGGGAAAGGTCGCTTTTGTGATATATTAAGATCAAGATTGCAATCCTAAAACCGTTTGCAGAATAGCTCGATCTTCAGGTTTTGCGGAGAAGCGTCCTCGTTCTAAATCTCGAATCCAACTTTGACTTTTTCCTAATTTTTCGGCTAGGGCTCTCTGACTCATTCCCTGACGTTGCCTCGCTGCTAAAATCTGATCAGAAGTTAGTTCACCAACTTTCTTAGAACGGGTTTTTCGATTAGTAATTTGTTGTTTTTTACGCTCGAATTTTGCTAATTGTTCTTCCCATTCTGGGGGTAATTCAAAAGTAAGAATCCGCGCTTTAATTAACTGATTCCATTTCCCCCTAGGACCAGAATCTGTTAAGCGATGTTCTTGAGAACCATCATTAATCCAAAATTCCACGGCTTCATCAGCATCATCAGGGAGTTGTGCTAATTTAACCCACATTGGTTGAATCGTTTCAGGATAGGAAATTGGATCAAAAACGGCTTTCAGTCCATAATGATTTAACACTTCGAGATCACTTTCAAAAGACCGAATAAGTCGCTTTCGTTGTTCGCGTTGTAAGCTGGCTAGGTTAACTTTTTCTTGGCCATAAGCCACTCGCATTAAGGTAGAAACCGTTAAGCATTGTTTGCGACCCATTTTACTTTTAAAAAGCAACCATAGCATAATGCGAACTGCCCCTTGATGTTGTTGCCAAATACTCATCACGGTATTTAACAAAAACTTGGGAAGGGAACCATATTGATAAAAGGCAATCCGATGACTATAGTCTTGTTTATTTAAGAAAAATTTAGCCCACAGTCCGGGTTTTACAGTAAATGTTAATCCAATCAGATGTTTGCATCCTAGGGAGTCTTCCTGAAAATGATGTTGAATATCAACTAAATGCCAAAGAGGACTTTCTGGAACATAAAATCCTTTAACTTTACCTTGTTGCGGCCAATCAATGGCAGCCCTTAATTGACAAGGTTGCTGAACTAAATTCTTGATCAAAGATAGCTTAGTGGCTTTACTGAGATCTTTGCGTTTATCTAAGCCTAAATAATGTTCTATTTGTTGATCATTGATAACAAATTCTTGTTCCCAAGGTTTATCTAATGTTGTCGCATAGGCAGCATAAATTAAGTGTAGTACAGAAGAGCGAATGTCTAGGGATTCTATTGATGAAAAGTCTGAGGCATAGTCAATGGTTTGATTGGTAGCTAATTCTGGTGTATTACTTAACCGAAAAATGATACTTCCTCGACCTTTTTTAACCTCTCGCTGGTAATATAAGGTTCCATCAACATCTTTTTCCCAAGGAAGAATTGTGGCACTGGTTAATAGGTTACACGCTTCCCAAATGACCATTGATGAAGCAAAAGGAGTATTATTACCATTGACAAAAAGATCTTCAAAAATTGCAACTCTTTCTACTGCTTTGTATCTGCCTTTCTTGGCGTGGGTAGGAATCGGACTACTAATAGGGCATTGGATAATACATTGGGGCTCTGCATAGTAACCTTGACAGTTAT is part of the Rippkaea orientalis PCC 8801 genome and harbors:
- a CDS encoding adenosine-specific kinase, which translates into the protein MELKVIALQIPEGCNLILGQTHFIKTVEDLHEIMVGTSGEVKFGLAFCEASGKRLIRVSGNDPQLEAMAIKNAEAIAAGHSFIIMLKNAFPINFLNSIKQCQEVCTIYCATANPVEVIIAETAQGRGILGVVDGYTPLGLESEEDVQERKQILKKFGYKI
- a CDS encoding helix-turn-helix domain-containing protein, yielding MSYTITDSCPNCTSCQIDCPTDAIQLHNGAYSIDEKLCNNCQGYYAEPQCIIQCPISSPIPTHAKKGRYKAVERVAIFEDLFVNGNNTPFASSMVIWEACNLLTSATILPWEKDVDGTLYYQREVKKGRGSIIFRLSNTPELATNQTIDYASDFSSIESLDIRSSVLHLIYAAYATTLDKPWEQEFVINDQQIEHYLGLDKRKDLSKATKLSLIKNLVQQPCQLRAAIDWPQQGKVKGFYVPESPLWHLVDIQHHFQEDSLGCKHLIGLTFTVKPGLWAKFFLNKQDYSHRIAFYQYGSLPKFLLNTVMSIWQQHQGAVRIMLWLLFKSKMGRKQCLTVSTLMRVAYGQEKVNLASLQREQRKRLIRSFESDLEVLNHYGLKAVFDPISYPETIQPMWVKLAQLPDDADEAVEFWINDGSQEHRLTDSGPRGKWNQLIKARILTFELPPEWEEQLAKFERKKQQITNRKTRSKKVGELTSDQILAARQRQGMSQRALAEKLGKSQSWIRDLERGRFSAKPEDRAILQTVLGLQS